A genome region from Sebastes umbrosus isolate fSebUmb1 chromosome 22, fSebUmb1.pri, whole genome shotgun sequence includes the following:
- the slc1a1 gene encoding excitatory amino acid transporter 3, which yields MMGNKERRRVNFKGLLKKNWLLIATILSVLLGISLGVVVREYASLSNLQKQYFGFPGEILMRMLKLVILPLIISSMITGVAALDSEVSGRIGLRAVIYYFSTTIIAVILGIILVMTIKPGVSQTADHIDRAGTTPNVTTVDTLLDLIRNMFPENLVQACFQQYKTTRKELDPPKVSANSINTTTPTIPPLTTAVMSVVENITKDYKITGAYSDGINVLGLIVFCVAFGLVIGKMGEKGRILLEFFDALNEATMKLVQIIMCYMPVGILFLIAAKIIEVEDWEIFRKMGLYMVTVLSGLAIHGTICLPLIFFVIVRKNPYTFTLGMAQALVTALMISSSSATLPVTFRCAEENNRIDKRITRFVLPVGATINMDGTALYEAVAAIFIAQLNDYNLDVGQIVTISITATVASIGAAGVPNAGLVTMVIVLTAVGLPASDVTLIVAVDWLLDRFRTMINVLGDAYGAGIVQKLSKRELERMDLTSDVDVANPFALEATLDDEECEKKSYVNGGFTVDKTDAISFTETSQF from the exons ATGATGGGGAACAAAGAGCGACGACGTGTGAATTTCAAAGGCTTGCTGAAGAAGAACTGGCTCCTGATTGCCACGATTTTATCAGTGCTGCTGG GGATCAGTTTGGGCGTCGTGGTCAGAGAGTATGCGTCCCTCTCCAATCTCCAGAAGCAGTATTTTGGCTTCCCAGGAGAGATCCTCATGCGAATGCTGAAGCTGGTCATCCTCCCGCTCATCATTTCAAGCATGATAACAG GTGTTGCAGCCCTGGACTCTGAGGTATCAGGAAGGATAGGTCTGCGagctgttatttattatttctcaaCAACCATAATTGCCGTTATTCTTG GGATTATTTTGGTGATGACTATCAAACCGGGAGTTTCACAGACAGCCGATCACATTGACAGAGCCGGGACCACACCCAACGTCACAACAGTTGACACACTCTTGGACCTCATCAG AAATATGTTCCCCGAAAATCTGGTGCAGGCTTGTTTCCAGCAG TACAAGACCACTCGCAAAGAGCTGGATCCTCCGAAAGTTTCTGCCAACAGCATCAACACCACCACCCCCACTATTCCACCTCTCACAACTGCTGTCATGTCGGTGGTAGAG AACATAACCAAGGACTATAAAATCACTGGGGCATATTCAGATGGGATCAACGTATTGGGGCTCATCGTGTTCTGTGTTGCGTTTGGCCTCGTCATCGGGAAGATGGGCGAAAAGGGCCGTATCCTCCTGGAATTTTTTGATGCCCTGAATGAGGCAACCATGAAACTGGTCCAGATCATCATGTG ctaCATGCCGGTAGGGATCCTGTTCCTAATTGCTGCTAAGATCATCGAGGTGGAAGACTGGGAGATCTTCAGGAAGATGGGTCTTTATATGGTGACGGTGCTGAGTGG CCTGGCTATCCACGGCACCATCTGCCTGCCACTGATCTTCTTTGTCATTGTGAGGAAGAACCCGTATACATTCACACTGGGAATGGCTCAGGCCCTGGTGACAGCACTCATGATCTCCTCCAG CTCTGCCACCCTGCCCGTCACCTTCCGATGTGCCGAGGAGAACAATCGCATTGACAAGCGGATCACCCGTTTCGTCCTCCCAGTGGGTGCCACCATTAACATGGACGGGACGGCGCTATATGAGGCGGTGGCCGCCATCTTCATCGCCCAGTTGAATGACTACAATCTGGATGTGGGCCAGATTGTTACTATCAG TATAACAGCAACAGTTGCCAGTATTGGAGCGGCAGGAGTCCCTAACGCTGGGCTTGTCACCATGGTGATAGTCTTAACGGCTGTTGGATTACCTGCAAGTGATGTCACTCTGATAGTCGCTGTGGATTGGCTGCT GGACCGGTTCCGTACTATGATCAACGTTCTTGGCGATGCCTACGGAGCCGGTATTGTCCAGAAATTATCCAAGAGGGAGCTGGAGAGGATGGATCTGACATCAGACGTGGACGTCGCCAACCCCTTCGCTCTGGAAGCCACTTTGGATGACGAAGAGTGCGAGAAGAAATCCTACGTCAACGGAGGCTTCACCGTCGACAAGACAGATGCAATCTCCTTTACCGAAACCTCTCAGTTTTAG